From one Polynucleobacter sp. UK-FUSCHL-C3 genomic stretch:
- the polA gene encoding DNA polymerase I, whose product MSTHQLLLVDGSSYLYRAFHAMPDLRNPAGEPTGAIYGMVNMMRRARAEIGADHIACVFDAKGKTFREDLYPEYKAHRSPMPEDLVAQIEPIHEVVKALGWPVLMISGVEADDVIGTLARQAAEMGWSTVISTGDKDLAQLVNDKVSLVNTMSNEKLDTQGVEAKFGVAPDRIVDYLTIVGDTVDNVPGVHKAGPKTANKWLAEYGDLDNLIAHAAEIKGVVGDNLRASLDWLPKARKLLTVKLDCDLSPHIASLHDLHAKPEDHDRLKELFEKYSFRTWLKEIGESGNSSKPNFATQGSDEVPKPLSQDKGDIQASPATQNKPSSSHLSDLPRNYVCITDKTTFQTWVHKIQDAALTCIDTETTSLDAMQAELVGISLSVKVGEACYIPVAHRTGEDQLDRTWVLAQLKPWLENSQAKKVGQNLKYDIHVFENYQITIQGVAHDTLLESYVLESHLSHGMDSLAERHLGIKTIRYEDVCGKGAHQIGFDQVDLKTATDYAAEDADITLRLHEYLWPQLEQEPGLRYVYEHIEMPAMRVLGIMERNGITIDSAKLAQQGQEVGKKLLALEKEIHELAKQSFNIQSPKQIAEILFGQLQLPVVKKTPSGAPSTDEEVLQKLAEDYPLPARILDYRSLAKLMSTYIEKLPRMINPKTGRVHTNYAQAVAVTGRLASNEPNLQNIPVRTEEGRRIREAFIPAKGYRLVSADYSQIELRIMAHIAEDDNLLAAFRAGKDIHQATAAEIFAIPLEQVSSEQRRYAKVINFGLIYGMSAYGLAGNLKIERAAAQKYIATYFERYPGVAAYMERTREVARSRGYVETVFGRRLWLPEIKASGPRRQGAERAAINAPMQGTAADLIKLAMVAVQDWLEREKLKTRMLLQVHDELVFEAAPDELEHLKSSLPGLMGSIAQLKVPLIVSIGVGDNWEEAH is encoded by the coding sequence CCTGTGTGTTTGATGCCAAAGGGAAAACCTTTCGGGAAGATCTCTATCCGGAATACAAAGCGCATCGCTCGCCCATGCCGGAGGATTTGGTTGCCCAAATTGAGCCGATTCATGAAGTTGTAAAGGCTTTGGGTTGGCCTGTATTGATGATCTCTGGTGTAGAAGCCGATGATGTGATTGGGACCTTAGCGAGGCAGGCTGCTGAAATGGGTTGGTCAACGGTCATTTCTACCGGAGATAAAGACCTTGCTCAGCTGGTTAACGATAAGGTCAGCTTAGTAAACACCATGAGTAATGAGAAATTAGATACTCAAGGTGTCGAGGCAAAATTTGGGGTAGCTCCTGATCGGATCGTTGATTACCTAACGATCGTTGGTGATACTGTGGATAACGTCCCAGGCGTTCATAAAGCCGGTCCCAAAACAGCCAATAAATGGTTAGCCGAGTATGGCGATCTTGATAACTTAATTGCGCATGCCGCAGAGATCAAGGGGGTGGTGGGTGATAATCTGCGCGCTAGCTTGGACTGGCTGCCGAAAGCCCGCAAGCTTCTAACCGTTAAGTTAGATTGTGATCTGAGCCCACATATTGCTTCATTGCATGACTTGCATGCAAAACCAGAAGATCATGATCGCCTCAAAGAACTTTTTGAGAAATACTCTTTTAGGACCTGGTTAAAAGAAATTGGTGAAAGTGGTAACTCGAGCAAACCAAATTTTGCTACCCAAGGTAGCGATGAGGTGCCTAAGCCTCTTTCGCAAGACAAGGGAGATATTCAAGCTAGTCCAGCTACCCAAAATAAGCCATCCTCATCCCATCTGTCTGATCTACCGCGAAATTATGTATGCATCACCGATAAGACTACTTTTCAGACATGGGTGCACAAAATACAGGATGCAGCTCTTACATGTATTGATACCGAAACCACTAGCCTTGATGCGATGCAAGCCGAATTAGTTGGCATTTCACTATCGGTCAAAGTGGGTGAGGCTTGTTATATCCCAGTAGCGCATCGTACTGGTGAAGACCAGCTGGATCGCACCTGGGTTCTTGCACAACTAAAGCCTTGGTTAGAAAACTCACAGGCTAAAAAGGTGGGTCAGAATCTTAAATACGATATCCATGTATTTGAGAACTATCAAATTACGATACAAGGCGTGGCTCATGACACCTTGTTAGAGTCTTATGTATTGGAGTCGCACTTAAGCCACGGTATGGATAGTCTCGCAGAGCGGCATTTAGGAATCAAGACGATTCGCTACGAAGATGTCTGCGGTAAGGGGGCTCATCAGATTGGGTTTGATCAGGTCGACCTGAAAACAGCGACGGACTATGCTGCAGAAGATGCGGATATCACCTTACGACTCCATGAGTATCTATGGCCCCAGTTAGAACAAGAGCCCGGCTTGCGTTATGTGTATGAGCATATTGAGATGCCTGCGATGCGTGTCTTGGGGATCATGGAGCGCAACGGCATTACTATTGATAGTGCAAAATTAGCACAGCAAGGTCAAGAGGTAGGAAAAAAATTACTAGCCCTTGAAAAAGAAATTCATGAACTTGCAAAGCAGTCATTTAATATTCAGTCACCCAAGCAAATTGCTGAAATCTTATTTGGTCAATTACAACTACCAGTCGTCAAGAAGACGCCATCGGGTGCACCATCTACTGATGAAGAGGTATTGCAAAAGTTAGCCGAGGACTACCCCCTACCAGCTCGAATTTTAGATTACCGCAGTCTTGCTAAATTGATGTCGACTTACATTGAGAAGCTACCAAGAATGATCAATCCAAAGACCGGACGTGTGCATACTAACTACGCACAAGCGGTAGCGGTGACAGGTCGTTTGGCATCTAATGAACCTAATTTGCAGAATATTCCAGTACGAACCGAAGAGGGCCGCAGAATTCGGGAAGCCTTCATACCCGCAAAGGGCTACCGCTTAGTATCTGCCGACTACTCGCAGATTGAGTTACGCATCATGGCGCACATCGCCGAGGACGACAATCTGCTTGCTGCATTTAGGGCGGGTAAAGATATTCATCAGGCAACTGCTGCCGAGATTTTTGCTATTCCTCTAGAGCAGGTGAGTTCGGAACAGCGACGTTATGCCAAAGTCATTAATTTTGGCTTGATCTATGGCATGAGTGCTTATGGATTGGCGGGTAATTTGAAGATCGAGCGGGCTGCCGCTCAAAAATACATTGCTACCTATTTCGAGCGTTACCCTGGAGTTGCTGCTTACATGGAGAGGACTCGCGAGGTAGCGCGCTCCAGAGGTTATGTAGAAACCGTCTTTGGACGTCGCCTGTGGTTACCCGAAATTAAAGCAAGCGGCCCGCGACGTCAAGGTGCGGAGCGAGCTGCTATTAATGCACCTATGCAGGGTACGGCCGCAGACTTGATTAAATTAGCAATGGTAGCGGTACAAGATTGGTTGGAACGTGAGAAATTAAAGACCCGTATGCTTTTACAGGTTCATGATGAACTAGTATTTGAGGCTGCGCCCGATGAGCTGGAGCATCTAAAATCATCCCTACCAGGGTTAATGGGTTCGATTGCGCAACTCAAGGTGCCACTTATAGTGAGTATTGGTGTGGGCGACAATTGGGAAGAAGCGCATTAA
- the xseB gene encoding exodeoxyribonuclease VII small subunit, giving the protein MPSKKMNPAESDSTATIPAVDPALRYEEALKELEKLVSQMESGKFSLEETLSAYQRGTALLKHCQGVLSKVEQQVKLIET; this is encoded by the coding sequence ATGCCTAGCAAAAAAATGAACCCAGCCGAATCCGACTCTACTGCCACTATTCCTGCGGTCGACCCTGCCTTGCGCTATGAGGAGGCCTTAAAAGAGCTCGAGAAATTAGTGAGCCAGATGGAGTCCGGCAAATTCTCCTTGGAGGAGACTTTGTCAGCTTATCAGAGGGGAACGGCTCTGCTAAAACACTGTCAGGGTGTTTTATCCAAGGTTGAACAACAGGTTAAGCTCATCGAGACCTAA
- a CDS encoding aromatic ring-hydroxylating dioxygenase subunit alpha: MTNLATAQFLAPSNLQLPVSAYFDVDLFQREMRLLFKQGPGYVGHELMVPEKGSYRTLTAENEGRILVRNSEGHQGVELLSNVCRHRQALMLNGSGQVDNIVCPLHRWTYDLEGQLLGAPHFGDKPCLHLGKSPLQNWQGLLFEGPRDVHADLGKLGVAKDLDFSGYLLDHVEVHECSYNWKTFIEVYLEDYHVAPFHPGLGKFVSCEDLHWEFGSWHSVQTVGIHKGLSKPGTPTYRAWHEAVLRHHKGEMPKHGAIWLTYYPNVMVEWYPGVLCISTLHPLAPNKTRNIVEFYYPEEIVLFEREFVKAERAAYMETCIEDDEIAERMDAGRAALMARGQNEVGPYQSPMEDGMQHFHEWYRREINYPA; encoded by the coding sequence ATGACTAATCTGGCTACCGCGCAGTTTCTTGCGCCGTCCAACTTACAACTGCCGGTTTCGGCATATTTTGATGTTGATTTATTTCAACGTGAGATGCGATTGCTCTTTAAGCAAGGCCCGGGTTATGTGGGTCACGAGCTCATGGTTCCCGAGAAGGGATCCTACCGTACCTTAACTGCCGAGAACGAAGGTCGCATTTTGGTGCGCAACAGTGAGGGTCATCAAGGCGTTGAACTACTCTCTAATGTATGCCGCCATCGTCAAGCACTGATGCTCAATGGCAGCGGTCAAGTAGACAATATTGTTTGCCCCCTTCACCGTTGGACCTACGATCTTGAAGGCCAGTTGCTTGGGGCGCCTCATTTTGGCGATAAGCCATGCTTGCATTTAGGAAAGTCACCCTTGCAAAATTGGCAAGGCCTTCTATTTGAAGGTCCTCGGGATGTGCATGCTGATTTGGGCAAGCTGGGTGTTGCCAAAGATCTCGATTTTTCTGGCTACCTCTTAGACCATGTTGAAGTGCATGAATGCAGCTACAACTGGAAGACCTTTATTGAGGTTTATCTCGAGGATTACCATGTGGCGCCCTTCCACCCCGGTTTAGGTAAATTTGTTTCCTGCGAAGACCTTCATTGGGAATTTGGTTCCTGGCATAGCGTTCAAACTGTTGGCATCCACAAAGGCTTAAGTAAGCCTGGGACACCAACCTATCGCGCCTGGCACGAGGCAGTATTGCGTCATCACAAAGGCGAAATGCCTAAACATGGGGCAATCTGGTTAACCTACTACCCCAATGTGATGGTCGAGTGGTACCCCGGGGTTTTGTGTATTTCTACTTTACATCCCCTTGCTCCAAATAAAACTCGCAACATTGTGGAGTTCTACTATCCAGAAGAGATTGTTCTTTTTGAGCGTGAGTTTGTCAAAGCCGAGCGCGCTGCCTATATGGAAACCTGTATCGAAGACGATGAAATTGCTGAGCGTATGGATGCAGGACGAGCTGCTTTAATGGCCAGGGGTCAAAATGAGGTTGGTCCTTATCAAAGTCCGATGGAAGATGGTATGCAACATTTTCATGAGTGGTATCGTCGAGAAATAAATTACCCAGCCTAG
- a CDS encoding dienelactone hydrolase family protein, translated as MKTSLRASTATVTASALSLGFVAASEPVMAQAIKTDFAGIKAGEQDIPVGSFNLPAYISRPEKATGPLPVVIVVSEIFGVHEYIADVTRRFAKLGYLAIAPEFFIRAGDPNTFGTIAEIQSNIVAKTPDTQVLGDLKAAITWAGKNGGDPKKVAVTGFCWGGRITWLSATMPEVKAGVAWYGRLVGDKTANNPKQPVEIAAELKAPVLGLYGSADTGIPVDTVDQMKAALAKASSNPSAKASKFEIYPEAPHAFHADYRATYREGPAKDGWAKCLAWFKQHGVA; from the coding sequence ATGAAAACATCCCTTAGGGCCTCCACAGCTACAGTGACAGCTAGCGCCTTAAGCCTAGGTTTTGTTGCTGCTTCAGAGCCGGTGATGGCCCAGGCAATTAAGACCGACTTTGCTGGGATTAAAGCGGGGGAGCAAGATATTCCTGTGGGCAGTTTTAATTTACCTGCATACATCTCTCGTCCTGAAAAAGCCACCGGCCCCTTACCGGTTGTGATCGTAGTGAGCGAGATCTTTGGAGTGCACGAGTACATTGCAGACGTGACGCGTCGTTTTGCAAAGCTTGGCTATTTAGCTATTGCTCCCGAGTTTTTTATTCGAGCAGGCGATCCAAATACCTTTGGAACCATCGCAGAAATTCAGAGCAATATTGTTGCTAAAACTCCTGACACCCAAGTATTAGGTGATCTAAAAGCAGCAATCACTTGGGCTGGAAAGAACGGTGGCGATCCTAAGAAAGTCGCCGTAACTGGATTCTGTTGGGGCGGTCGTATTACGTGGTTATCCGCCACGATGCCTGAGGTCAAAGCAGGCGTCGCCTGGTATGGTCGCTTAGTGGGCGACAAGACTGCCAATAATCCTAAGCAGCCTGTGGAGATAGCTGCTGAGCTAAAAGCCCCTGTTCTTGGTTTGTATGGATCAGCCGATACTGGCATTCCTGTGGATACCGTGGATCAAATGAAAGCCGCCTTGGCTAAAGCAAGCTCTAATCCTTCTGCTAAAGCATCCAAGTTTGAGATCTATCCAGAGGCACCTCATGCATTCCATGCAGACTATCGCGCGACCTATCGTGAAGGCCCTGCAAAAGATGGCTGGGCAAAATGCCTCGCCTGGTTTAAGCAACACGGTGTTGCATAA
- a CDS encoding sulfurtransferase, whose translation MNPIITANQLEELINEGSDVLICDCRFDLTNAKAGFEMYKTAHITGAIYVNVDQDLSGKKTGGNGRHPLPTPEEWTKTRQGLGIANHTHVVAYDSHGGTFASRLWWMLRSIGHASVQVLDGGLDAWNGSFSSVGRAPKPLSTKPEAYPYQGVVLIDEMEKNVTAQERKMVIDARAPDRFRGENETLDPVGGHIPGATNRCFKENLVAGKFKSPELLYKEFVLLIGQQKPGTIIHSCGSGVSACHNLLAMEAAGLSGSRLHVGSWSEWCSDPKRPIET comes from the coding sequence ATGAACCCTATCATTACCGCCAATCAGTTAGAAGAATTAATCAACGAGGGCAGCGATGTCCTAATATGCGACTGTCGCTTTGATCTCACGAATGCCAAAGCGGGCTTCGAGATGTACAAAACAGCCCATATTACGGGCGCTATCTATGTTAATGTCGACCAAGACCTCTCCGGCAAGAAAACTGGAGGCAATGGAAGGCACCCACTCCCTACGCCAGAAGAATGGACCAAGACCCGTCAAGGTTTAGGAATTGCTAATCACACGCACGTAGTTGCTTACGATAGTCATGGGGGTACCTTTGCAAGTCGTTTATGGTGGATGTTACGCTCCATTGGCCACGCTTCCGTTCAGGTCTTAGACGGCGGTCTCGATGCTTGGAATGGTAGTTTTAGTAGTGTAGGGAGAGCGCCAAAGCCGCTAAGCACGAAGCCCGAAGCGTATCCCTACCAGGGCGTTGTGCTAATTGATGAGATGGAAAAAAATGTTACTGCTCAGGAACGTAAGATGGTGATCGATGCACGAGCACCCGATCGCTTTCGGGGTGAGAATGAAACTCTAGACCCCGTAGGTGGCCACATACCAGGGGCAACCAATCGATGCTTTAAAGAAAACTTAGTGGCTGGTAAGTTCAAATCTCCGGAGCTGCTGTATAAAGAATTTGTCTTACTAATCGGCCAACAAAAGCCTGGCACGATTATTCATTCCTGTGGCTCAGGTGTGAGTGCTTGTCATAATCTTTTAGCAATGGAAGCGGCAGGACTCAGTGGCTCACGACTGCATGTGGGAAGTTGGAGTGAATGGTGCTCGGATCCCAAGCGCCCCATTGAAACCTAG
- the dxs gene encoding 1-deoxy-D-xylulose-5-phosphate synthase produces the protein MLHSINDPSELRKLDRDQLPALADELRQYIVDSVSKTGGHLSSNLGTVELSIALHYVFDTPHDRIVWDVGHQSYPHKILTGRRDRMDTLRQYSGLSGFPRREESEYDTFGTAHSSTSISAAMGMARAAQTKGEDRVAVAVIGDGAMSAGMAFEAMNNAGVYETMPLVVILNDNDMSISPAVGALNRYLARLLSGNIYSATKKGIDSVLSSMAPPLREFAKRLEDHAKGFVSPSTIFEEFGFTYFGPIDGHDLNTLVPMMQNVRRLAKEGNGPQFLHVITRKGQGYMLAEADPILYHGPGKFNPQEGIKSSGVSKKTFTQVFGDWLCDMAQADPKLVGITPAMREGSGLVEFEKRFPERYYDVGIAEQHSVTFAAGMACEGMKPVVAIYSTFLQRAYDQLIHDVALQDLPIVFAVDRAGLVGADGATHAGAYDIAYLRCIPNMMIMTPADEAECRDLLTTAYHQDHPTAVRYPRGAGIGNPPSKELRTLPLGRGEVRRKSTASTKRLAILAFGTLLYPALDVAEKLNATVVNMRFVKPIDIELIQNLAKDHDYFVSVEDASVQGSAGSACLEAMSGLGISQPLLTLGLPDVFIEHGDYNLLMAKCGLDSAGIEASILKRFPDLAPESIASKLKPSQVPVGK, from the coding sequence ATGCTTCATTCAATTAACGACCCTAGCGAGCTTCGTAAGCTTGATCGCGATCAGCTCCCCGCTTTAGCAGATGAGCTAAGACAATACATTGTTGACTCGGTATCCAAGACCGGCGGTCATCTTTCCTCTAATTTGGGGACGGTTGAGTTGTCAATTGCCTTGCATTATGTATTTGATACACCACACGACCGGATCGTATGGGATGTGGGTCATCAGAGTTACCCCCATAAGATATTGACCGGTCGTCGTGATCGGATGGATACACTGCGCCAGTATTCTGGATTATCGGGTTTCCCAAGGCGCGAGGAAAGTGAATACGACACATTTGGTACTGCACACTCATCGACAAGTATTTCTGCGGCAATGGGGATGGCGCGCGCAGCACAAACAAAGGGTGAAGACCGTGTTGCCGTTGCTGTGATTGGTGATGGTGCCATGAGCGCAGGGATGGCATTTGAGGCGATGAACAATGCTGGTGTATACGAGACCATGCCCTTAGTTGTTATTTTGAATGATAACGATATGTCGATTTCTCCAGCGGTGGGTGCGCTTAATCGTTATCTCGCACGCCTACTGAGTGGCAATATTTATTCAGCGACCAAAAAAGGAATTGATTCTGTTCTGTCTTCGATGGCACCTCCATTGCGCGAGTTTGCAAAACGCTTAGAGGATCACGCCAAGGGGTTTGTGTCCCCCTCTACCATTTTTGAAGAATTTGGATTTACTTATTTTGGTCCGATCGATGGGCATGATCTCAATACTTTAGTTCCGATGATGCAAAACGTACGACGTCTAGCTAAAGAGGGGAATGGCCCACAGTTTTTGCATGTCATTACCCGTAAAGGTCAAGGTTATATGTTGGCTGAGGCCGATCCCATTCTTTACCACGGCCCTGGTAAGTTCAATCCGCAAGAAGGCATTAAATCGAGCGGTGTTTCTAAGAAGACCTTTACACAAGTATTTGGGGATTGGTTATGCGATATGGCTCAAGCCGATCCAAAACTAGTTGGCATTACTCCTGCGATGCGTGAGGGTTCTGGTTTAGTGGAATTTGAGAAGCGCTTTCCGGAGCGTTACTACGATGTCGGTATAGCCGAGCAGCACTCCGTAACCTTTGCAGCGGGAATGGCTTGCGAGGGGATGAAGCCGGTGGTCGCGATTTATTCAACATTCTTGCAGCGTGCCTATGATCAATTAATCCATGATGTCGCTTTGCAGGATTTACCGATTGTCTTTGCAGTGGATCGCGCTGGTTTAGTGGGTGCTGATGGCGCTACCCATGCCGGCGCTTACGATATTGCCTACTTACGTTGCATTCCTAATATGATGATCATGACCCCGGCTGATGAGGCTGAGTGCCGTGATTTATTAACTACGGCTTATCACCAAGACCATCCCACCGCAGTCCGCTATCCGCGTGGTGCTGGTATTGGGAATCCGCCATCCAAAGAGTTGCGCACTTTACCATTGGGACGCGGAGAGGTTCGACGTAAGTCGACTGCCAGCACAAAGCGCTTGGCGATCTTGGCCTTTGGAACCTTACTCTACCCCGCCTTAGACGTTGCAGAAAAGCTCAATGCTACTGTTGTCAATATGCGTTTTGTTAAGCCAATCGATATTGAGCTCATTCAAAATCTGGCAAAAGACCACGATTACTTTGTAAGTGTTGAAGATGCCTCTGTGCAAGGCAGCGCCGGAAGTGCTTGCTTAGAGGCAATGAGTGGCTTAGGGATTTCTCAACCCTTATTAACATTGGGTCTCCCCGATGTATTTATTGAGCATGGTGACTACAATTTATTAATGGCTAAATGCGGCTTAGACTCTGCTGGAATCGAAGCCTCAATACTCAAACGTTTCCCAGATCTCGCTCCAGAATCCATAGCCTCAAAACTCAAGCCAAGCCAAGTGCCGGTAGGAAAATAA
- the folE2 gene encoding GTP cyclohydrolase FolE2, whose product MNDLNTSFLKTNTLPDVQSNQDSRALPIERVGIRGIKQPVLMRSSNGSFSTVASFEMDVALPADKKGTHMSRFVSLLEQDRKEIDSASVATMAKEMLPLLQAKQGRIQMRYTHFVKKIAPVSAVQSWMDYQVTYLAEAKQGVDEHIEVDLYLQAVVPVMSLCPCSKEISDYGAHNQRSHITMLVKLDSDAQLTVEELVRIAESEASSELWAILKRPDEKWVTEHAYENPKFVEDLVRDVACRLKNDQRILSLMIEAENFESIHNHSAFARISLP is encoded by the coding sequence ATGAATGATCTCAATACTTCTTTTTTGAAGACCAATACATTGCCTGATGTGCAAAGCAATCAGGATAGTCGCGCATTGCCGATTGAGCGCGTTGGTATTCGAGGAATTAAACAACCTGTTTTGATGCGTAGCTCCAATGGATCATTTTCGACCGTTGCCAGCTTTGAGATGGATGTGGCCTTACCAGCAGATAAAAAAGGGACTCATATGTCTCGTTTTGTGAGTCTCTTAGAGCAAGACCGTAAAGAAATAGATAGCGCAAGCGTTGCCACCATGGCTAAAGAGATGCTTCCACTATTGCAAGCGAAGCAGGGACGTATTCAGATGCGCTATACCCACTTCGTTAAAAAAATTGCGCCTGTATCAGCAGTACAAAGCTGGATGGACTACCAGGTTACTTACTTGGCGGAGGCTAAACAAGGTGTTGATGAGCACATTGAGGTAGATTTGTATTTGCAGGCAGTGGTGCCAGTCATGAGCTTGTGTCCTTGCTCCAAGGAGATCTCAGATTACGGTGCACATAATCAACGCTCTCACATCACCATGTTGGTTAAATTAGATTCAGATGCGCAACTTACCGTAGAAGAATTAGTTCGAATTGCAGAGAGCGAAGCATCGAGTGAATTGTGGGCTATCTTGAAGCGCCCGGATGAGAAGTGGGTCACTGAGCATGCTTATGAAAACCCTAAGTTTGTAGAGGATCTAGTGCGCGATGTGGCGTGTCGATTAAAAAATGATCAACGCATTCTGTCCTTAATGATCGAAGCTGAGAACTTTGAGTCGATCCATAACCATAGTGCGTTTGCACGAATTAGTCTCCCTTAG
- a CDS encoding ZIP family metal transporter, with the protein MTFSTLQLIILVTAGAGLISILTAASLSLTLLAKIVNNMVSLSVGILLATTFLHSLPEAFELAGAQVHYLFATLLGGLLGFFLLEKIALLRHSHHHEGDGHGHHHGHDAEEAGNSGWMILVGDSIHNFVDGVLIAAAFMVDIQVGIFTAVAIIAHEIPQEIGDFIILLNAGFSRLRALCYNALSGLMAVIGGVLAYYFLEKANQAMPYLLVIASSSFIYIAVSDLIPQMHRRPHWQESLRQIVLIAMGVGIVVFLTDHHH; encoded by the coding sequence GTGACCTTCAGCACACTACAGTTAATTATTTTGGTAACCGCAGGGGCGGGACTGATTAGCATCCTGACGGCCGCTAGTTTGTCTTTAACCCTGCTTGCCAAAATTGTGAACAACATGGTGAGTCTGTCAGTCGGTATTTTGCTGGCAACGACTTTCTTGCATTCTCTGCCAGAGGCTTTTGAGTTAGCTGGTGCCCAAGTCCATTATTTGTTTGCTACCTTGCTTGGTGGCTTGTTGGGATTTTTCTTGTTAGAAAAGATTGCACTATTGCGTCATAGCCATCATCACGAAGGCGATGGCCACGGCCATCATCACGGTCACGATGCTGAAGAGGCGGGCAACAGCGGTTGGATGATTTTGGTAGGTGACAGTATCCATAATTTTGTCGACGGTGTGTTGATAGCCGCAGCTTTTATGGTGGATATACAAGTAGGCATCTTTACTGCCGTTGCAATCATTGCGCACGAGATCCCGCAAGAGATTGGTGATTTCATTATTCTCTTAAATGCAGGGTTCTCAAGACTGCGCGCTCTTTGCTATAACGCATTGAGTGGCTTAATGGCAGTAATCGGTGGGGTATTGGCTTATTACTTTCTGGAAAAAGCCAATCAAGCAATGCCCTATTTGCTGGTTATTGCTTCAAGTAGTTTTATCTATATCGCCGTGAGTGATTTGATTCCCCAAATGCATCGCCGACCCCACTGGCAAGAGTCTCTTCGTCAGATCGTTTTGATTGCAATGGGTGTCGGTATTGTGGTGTTTCTAACCGATCACCACCATTAA
- a CDS encoding polyprenyl synthetase family protein: MQHFQLEPWLSSQSQRAESALLHYLDSENSIPQLLHSAMRYAVLGGGKRMRPLLVYAASELGSKENLNPKLVDSAAAAIEMIHAYSLVHDDLPCMDDDDLRRGRPTVHKAFDEATALLVGDALQTRAFEILADHSQADGAQTIAVRLAMIEALAGASGSKGMAGGQAIDLQHVGKKMDLPALEQMHAMKTGALLICAVQLGGIAAQVSKEDLKSLHSYAKALGLAFQVVDDILDATADSATLGKTAGKDAANDKPTYVTLKGLDYAQELAKELKGRALNSLSHFGPEADALRYLADLVVDRKK; encoded by the coding sequence ATGCAGCATTTTCAATTAGAGCCATGGCTTAGCTCGCAATCACAACGCGCCGAGAGCGCGCTATTACATTATTTAGATTCTGAGAACTCGATCCCTCAACTATTGCACAGCGCTATGCGTTACGCAGTATTGGGTGGCGGAAAACGAATGCGGCCATTATTGGTATATGCCGCGAGTGAACTTGGATCAAAAGAAAACTTAAACCCAAAATTGGTAGACAGCGCTGCAGCAGCGATTGAGATGATCCATGCTTATTCCTTGGTTCATGATGATTTGCCTTGTATGGATGATGATGATTTGCGACGTGGGCGTCCAACGGTTCATAAGGCCTTTGATGAGGCGACTGCGCTATTGGTTGGTGATGCTTTACAAACCCGCGCCTTTGAGATTCTTGCAGACCATTCACAAGCCGATGGCGCTCAAACTATTGCTGTGCGCTTAGCCATGATTGAGGCGCTTGCTGGGGCCTCGGGTTCTAAGGGTATGGCTGGTGGACAAGCCATCGATTTGCAACACGTTGGTAAAAAAATGGATCTGCCTGCTTTAGAACAGATGCATGCCATGAAAACCGGCGCCCTATTAATATGTGCCGTTCAACTGGGCGGGATTGCAGCCCAGGTTTCTAAAGAGGATTTAAAAAGCCTGCATTCCTACGCTAAGGCACTTGGACTGGCTTTTCAAGTGGTCGATGATATTTTGGATGCAACCGCCGATAGCGCCACCCTCGGAAAAACAGCCGGTAAGGACGCTGCCAATGACAAGCCTACCTATGTGACCCTGAAGGGTTTAGACTATGCACAAGAACTAGCAAAAGAACTAAAAGGGAGAGCTCTAAACAGCCTAAGTCATTTTGGACCTGAGGCAGATGCATTACGCTATCTTGCAGACTTGGTTGTGGACCGAAAAAAATAA